Proteins found in one Zea mays cultivar B73 chromosome 1, Zm-B73-REFERENCE-NAM-5.0, whole genome shotgun sequence genomic segment:
- the LOC103633036 gene encoding transcription factor GTE11, which produces MLLLSQTACFISEICVPSSLFTSRFYICSESDYQDLLRNTDANQTALEYYSDSSSSSRSDTDAKAPQQNNGSKEKVLPVDGVDQEKDSLSTLNLPEQSTNPISVSADGEGGNVSEKQVSPDKQIRAALLRSRFADTILKAREKALDQTTKKDPEKLRREREELERVQREERARLQAEAKAAEDVRKRAEAAAAAEAKRQRELEREAARKALQEMEKTVDINEGSHFLKDLEMLGSVTGEQIPNLVGETSPGFQMGSNTLEKLGLYMKNDEDDEDGDFTDEPVADVEEGEID; this is translated from the exons ATGCTGCTGCTCAGCCAGACGGCGTGCTTCATATCGGAGATCTGCGTGCCGTCCTCGCTCTTCACCAGCCGCTTCTACATCTGCTCCGAGAGCGACTACCAGGACCTGCTGCGCAACACGGACGCCAACCAGACGGCACTCGAATACT ACTCAGATTCAAGTAGCTCTTCTCGAAGTGATACCGATGCCAAAGCTCCTCAACAAAACAACGGGTCAAAG GAAAAAGTTCTACCTGTCGATGGCGTGGATCAGGAAAAGG ATTCACTGAGCACATTAAATTTACCAGAGCAAAGTACAAACCCTATATCTGTTTCTGCTGATGGTGAGG GGGGAAATGTATCTGAGAAGCAGGTCTCCCCTGACAAGCAAATCCGAGCTGCCCTTCTGAGAAGCCGCTTTGCTGATACGATCCTTAAGGCTCGTGAAAAGGCCCTTGATCAG ACTACAAAGAAGGACCCCGAGAAGCTTCGACGCGAAAGGGAGGAACTTGAGAGGGTACAAAGAGAAG AGAGAGCTCGGTTGCAAGCTGAGGCTAAAGCTGCAGAGGACGTTCGCAAGAGGGCTGAAGCAGCAGCTGCTGCTGAAGCTAAGCGACAAAGAGAACTTGAGAGAGAAGCAGCTCGCAAAGCTTTGCAAGAG ATGGAGAAAACTGTTGACATCAATGAAGGGAGCCATTTTTTGAAAGATCTTGAAATGCTCGGAAGTGTCACAGGTGAACAGATACCCAACTTGGTTGGTGAAACAAGTCCTGGGTTTCaaatgggaagcaacacactagaAAAGCTCGGGCTGTACATGAAAAACGATGAGGATGATGAGGATGGTGATTTCACAGATGAACCAGTGGCTGATGTTGAAGAGGGAGAAATAGATTAA